One genomic window of Streptomonospora nanhaiensis includes the following:
- a CDS encoding NUDIX hydrolase, whose translation MTAPELRRAARVIVLDEADRTLLLRIVDRGRVFWATPGGSLEPGEDEEAAARREVAEELGLSGITLTPALAYRTTEHLVGGAMRRQVETYYLTRVDAQQADASHGTQTDNITARRWWQRPDIGSSVEPVYPVGLADLIEAYLTQGAPASPVQLPR comes from the coding sequence ATGACCGCCCCTGAGCTGCGCCGCGCCGCTCGCGTGATCGTGCTGGACGAGGCCGACCGCACCCTGCTTCTGCGTATCGTCGACCGCGGCCGCGTGTTCTGGGCGACACCGGGCGGCAGCCTGGAGCCCGGCGAGGACGAGGAGGCCGCAGCGCGGCGGGAGGTGGCCGAGGAACTGGGGCTCAGCGGCATCACGCTAACCCCCGCCCTGGCCTACCGCACCACCGAGCACCTCGTCGGCGGCGCGATGCGCCGCCAGGTCGAGACCTACTACCTCACCCGGGTAGACGCCCAGCAGGCCGATGCCTCGCACGGGACGCAGACCGACAACATCACGGCTCGGCGCTGGTGGCAGCGGCCGGACATTGGGTCCAGCGTCGAGCCGGTCTACCCCGTAGGGCTGGCCGACCTCATCGAGGCGTACCTCACCCAGGGCGCGCCCGCCTCACCGGTGCAGCTCCCGAGGTAG